The genomic region GTACCTGCCCTGATGCAAGTCTATGTTGAAAATTGAAAGCTTTTCGTTTTTCCAATTTTGCGTTCTGCATCTCAACCGCTACTTTTTCTGGGGAAAGGGTATTAATGTCCGTAATTTTCATATGGCTTAATTCTTCCCCCTCATAGCCATAAAATTGCAGGGCTGCCTTATTTGCATTTACGATTAACCCACTTTCAGGATCGATTAACAGTTTTATTGCTGTATTATCCTCAAACATTTGGCGGTATTTATTTTCACTTTCCTTAACAATTTCCTGCCCACGCTTTCGTTCAGCAATTTCCAAATTTAGTTCGAGGTTTGTTTTCTGCAACTCTTCTTCATGCTGTTTTAAATTTCTGAATAATAGATCGTACGGTTTTTTCAGACCCGTTTTAATAACTGCCTTATAAATCAGGTAAAATGAGATAATCTTGAATAAATGTCCAATCAAATTGGATAAACCAAACACACTCACATAAAAAGTAAATACTAACTCAGCGAATATGGTTAAAATAACTGATGCTACCAACAATCTGAATATGATTGAATCAAACTCGTCACGATGTTTATATAAGAGGGCAATAACTGAAAGAAGAATCAGTGAAATAATATATTCACTGGCTATTTTAAACGGTGTTAATCCTGATCCTACAATAAAACAGTCCGGGAAGATTTCCCAATAGAATATTGAGCTAAGGATAAGCGAGGTTATCAAAAGAAGACCGGCAAAAAGTAAGTGGGGATTCAGCTTTCTCCTGAAGAACAGAAATGCCAGTAGCAATGATATACTTTCCAGATATCGGGCAGCAATCCATAGTTGAGTTGGATGGTTCGCATCAATCCCAGTAAATACTCCCATGCCTTTATAAGCGAATGTATGAACCATGTCGATGGAGCCGACAAACAAATAAGCAATCCCAATGAATAAAAAGTAGTTATTTTTCAGGAATTCTCTTGAATTCCAAGCGAAAAAGAAAACACCTACGGCGATGAGAACGCTAATTGTTTCGGCTATTGCATGGAAGAGCAGAAAATTATAGAATGAGGATAGATAAATCGCCAATAGTACAACTAGCAGAGCTATAATAGTCCAAGTATTTTTACTTTCCATGATTAGGTTTCGATATTGAATTTTATTGTGAATTTCATTCCGTTGTTATTTTCCATTTCTATTGATCCATCAAGCTGGTTTTCAACCAACAATTTTACCAATTTAAGGCCAAGGCTATCAGCAGTTTTCAGATCAAAACCTTCAGGTATTCCAATCCCATTATCGGAAACAGACAGTTCAACCCCGTTTTCTTTATTTGATTTAAGTTCCAAGAGAATTTCACCTTCTTGGTCGCCTGGAAAAGCGTATTTTAAACAGTTTGTAATCAACTCATTGACAATCAATCCGACCGGAGATGCCTGTTTAGCACCAATCATGATATTTTCTGCTTCGACTTTAAATTGTACTTTCTTACTGATGGAATAATTCTGAAAAATAGTCCCACCGAGTTCTAATAGATATGTTTTTAAGTCAATATCCGACAAGCTA from Bacteroidota bacterium harbors:
- a CDS encoding sensor histidine kinase, with translation SLSDIDLKTYLLELGGTIFQNYSISKKVQFKVEAENIMIGAKQASPVGLIVNELITNCLKYAFPGDQEGEILLELKSNKENGVELSVSDNGIGIPEGFDLKTADSLGLKLVKLLVENQLDGSIEMENNNGMKFTIKFNIET
- a CDS encoding PAS domain S-box protein, with translation MESKNTWTIIALLVVLLAIYLSSFYNFLLFHAIAETISVLIAVGVFFFAWNSREFLKNNYFLFIGIAYLFVGSIDMVHTFAYKGMGVFTGIDANHPTQLWIAARYLESISLLLAFLFFRRKLNPHLLFAGLLLITSLILSSIFYWEIFPDCFIVGSGLTPFKIASEYIISLILLSVIALLYKHRDEFDSIIFRLLVASVILTIFAELVFTFYVSVFGLSNLIGHLFKIISFYLIYKAVIKTGLKKPYDLLFRNLKQHEEELQKTNLELNLEIAERKRGQEIVKESENKYRQMFEDNTAIKLLIDPESGLIVNANKAALQFYGYEGEELSHMKITDINTLSPEKVAVEMQNAKLEKRKAFNFQHRLASGQVRDVEVYSGPIVDQGKTLLYSIIHDISKRKQNENKLKESEEFFSQMLEQSIVSTQLLDPDGTCVRVNPKFCGLFGVESQNMVGYKIFEDEAIKESDAYEPLLDVFNNKNSRRWRNSFDISLASESSGVKTTKPERVYLENLSYPILDQEGNLQKVLIQHNDITEQKQSEEQIKASLKEKETLIDEIHHRVKNNIAIIASLLKMQSNSIEDPQIKEVLKESQNRVYAMSAVHETLHGSDNLSQIDLKTYLSKVTTSIFQTYSINPDKVKLNISVEEIPISIDQANPIGLVINELISNSLKYAFPDERKGEITVSMKKLNKELE